A stretch of the Vidua chalybeata isolate OUT-0048 chromosome Z, bVidCha1 merged haplotype, whole genome shotgun sequence genome encodes the following:
- the ANKRD34B gene encoding ankyrin repeat domain-containing protein 34B, which translates to MEAADVPPEGYSLIKAVYQRRLRLARLLIDGGAYVNESNSRGETPLMVACMTRHADLQSASKARMVKYLLDSKADPNIQDKSGKTALMHACLEKAGPEVVSLLLMSGADPSLPDHSNRSALVYAINAADRDTLELLLKACKARGKEVIIITTDKSASGRQKTKQYLNVPPPDLEECTSPADCTSPSEIEPNEGPEDPFSFKELYGGQQGDNSSERVPLMTKSSSTPARFKLTRVLQCDPWLKCCPAVFQQRKIASPQELQCSSPMEELSCTVSGLDLCKSVTTSHKSRDRKDTAQVLKTSDQTMSRKALRDAVNYQTPFVEEKHNPSEIPMGMDASLGQISLLSDLDSIIKKGSGEANYNISSSHSTNSLVPAADTKCSKSPKGNKEILPTYQTLLPSPRRVLEMSPVSPRGRNQALEEEASGASVLDQTRPGFLPPLNVSPHPPVPELTFINTVSGMISYGQTHLVRPGSAFPKGTKETNLLRRRPYEQITV; encoded by the coding sequence ATGGAGGCCGCGGACGTGCCGCCCGAGGGCTACTCGCTGATCAAGGCCGTGTACCAGCGGCGGCTGCGCCTCGCGCGGCTGCTGATCGACGGCGGGGCCTACGTCAACGAGAGCAACAGCCGCGGCGAGACCCCGCTCATGGTGGCCTGCATGACCCGGCACGCCGACCTGCAGAGCGCCAGCAAGGCCAGGATGGTCAAGTACCTGCTGGACAGCAAGGCCGACCCCAACATCCAGGACAAGTCCGGGAAGACGGCCCTGATGCACGCCTGCCTGGAGAAGGCAGGCCCCGAGgtggtgtccctgctgctgaTGAGCGGGGCCGACCCCAGCCTGCCAGACCACTCCAACCGCTCTGCGCTGGTGTACGCCATCAACGCTGCCGACAGAGacaccctggagctgctgctgaaggccTGCAAGGCACGGGGGAAAGAAGTGATCATCATCACCACGGACAAGTCCGCGTCGGGGAGGCAGAAAACTAAGCAGTACCTGAACGTGCCTCCTCCAGACCTCGAGGAAtgcacctccccagctgatTGCACCTCCCCGTCAGAAATAGAACCAAACGAGGGCCCGGAAGACCCTTTCAGCTTTAAAGAGCTGTATGGTGGGCAACAGGGGGACAACTCGTCTGAAAGAGTGCCTCTAATGACCAAATCCAGCTCCACACCAGCGCGGTTCAAGCTGACACGGGTGCTGCAGTGTGACCCGTGGCTGAAGTGCTGTCCAGCAGTgtttcagcagaggaaaattgCTTCTCCACAAGAACTTCAGTGTAGCAGTCCCATGGAAGAGCTCTCCTGTACAGTCAGTGGCCTTGACTTGTGCAAGAGTGTCACCACCAGTCACAAAAGCAGAGACAGGAAGGACACCGCTCAGGTACTGAAAACCTCTGATCAAACCATGTCAAGGAAAGCATTGCGTGATGCAGTAAACTATCAGACTCCTTTTGTTGAAGAGAAACACAACCCCAGTGAGATTCCCATGGGCATGGATGCCAGTCTGGGACAAATCAGCTTACTTTCAGACCTTGACAGCATTATCAAGAAAGGAAGTGGAGAAGCAAATTACAACATCTCCAGTTCTCACTCAACTAACAGTCTAGTTCCTGCTGCTGATACCAAATGTAGTAAGTCaccaaaaggaaataaagagatTCTTCCTACATACCAGACTTTGTTGCCAAGTCCGAGAAGAGTTCTGGAGATGTCTCCTGTTTCTCCAAGAGGCAGAAATCAGGCTCTAGAGGAAGAGGCCTCAGGAGCCTCAGTGCTGGATCAGACGAGGCCAGGCTTCCTGCCTCCGCTGAATGTGAGCCCCCACCCCCCAGTTCCAGAGCTCACTTTCATAAACACAGTTTCTGGAATGATTTCTTACGGACAAACTCACTTAGTACGACCAGGATCTGCCTTCCCTAAGGGGACCAAAGAGACAAATCTGCTGCGGAGGAGGCCGTACGAGCAGATCACAGTGTGA